A stretch of Candidatus Poribacteria bacterium DNA encodes these proteins:
- a CDS encoding HEPN domain-containing protein: MTSLNDARYRLKLAQGFLAEARQDLELKRWRSAVDNAQLSVENSAKAVLVLAGFTGKTHNTGDLLREALDREEFTEEIRRKMELLAQYTDELGFEVHVRTDYGDETEGKTPWELFDEDDAREAVEIAERSSQIAEAILKCFIPDALISLECSGYP, translated from the coding sequence ATGACAAGTCTTAACGACGCCAGATATAGGCTTAAGCTGGCACAGGGATTTCTGGCTGAAGCCCGACAGGATCTGGAGCTTAAGCGATGGCGATCAGCCGTGGATAATGCACAGCTATCGGTTGAAAACTCAGCTAAGGCTGTACTGGTTCTAGCGGGATTCACCGGTAAGACGCACAATACGGGAGATCTGCTGCGCGAAGCTCTGGATCGTGAGGAGTTCACCGAGGAAATCCGGAGAAAGATGGAGCTTCTCGCTCAATACACCGATGAGCTTGGATTCGAGGTGCATGTCAGAACGGACTACGGCGATGAGACCGAAGGGAAAACGCCCTGGGAGCTTTTCGATGAGGATGATGCCCGCGAGGCGGTTGAGATCGCTGAAAGATCATCTCAGATCGCTGAGGCTATCCTGAAATGTTTTATCCCAGACGCTCTTATTTCCCTTGAGTGTAGCGGTTATCCATGA